The proteins below come from a single Miscanthus floridulus cultivar M001 chromosome 1, ASM1932011v1, whole genome shotgun sequence genomic window:
- the LOC136542325 gene encoding 3beta-hydroxysteroid-dehydrogenase/decarboxylase-like encodes MEAAGGDGRWCVVTGGRGFAARHLVKMLLRSGEWRVRVADLAPAITLDRKEEEGFLGAALREGQAVYASADLRDKAQIARAFEGAEVVFHMAAPDSSINNFHLHYAVNVEGTKNVIDACIRCKVKRLIYTSSPSVVFDGVHGIFNADESMPYPDKFNDSYSETKADAERLVMRANGREGLLTCCIRPSSIFGPGDKLMVPSLVAAARAGKSKYIIGDGNNYYDFTYVENVAYGHVCAEKTLSSEDGAKIAAGKTYFITNMEPIKFWEFMSLILEGLGYERPSIKIPVSVMMPVAHVVEWTYQKFAKYGMKVPQLTPSRIRLLSCNRTFSCSRAKEQLGYEPLVSLKDGLKRTVESYPHLQAQNQRSISKASIFLGNGNLAKTVLWEDAKQTVTVLLLLTVIYYHLFTCGYTFITAMAKLLSLTALFLFIHGMLPSNVFGHKVEKLEASNFHITQAQAHHIAHSITSCWNSLVSSLRSLCRGNDWLLFLKVSLSLLVVSILSSMSSQAAFKLGTALVFTAFKAYEKWEDSIDSMVGHACTILLNIGSAKKSSNQKQTIA; translated from the exons ATGGAGGCGGCTGGAGGCGATGGGAGGTGGTGCGTGGTGACTGGCGGCCGCGGGTTCGCCGCGAGGCATCTGGTGAAGATGCTGCTCCGCTCCGGCGAGTGGCGGGTGCGCGTGGCCGACCTGGCCCCCGCCATCACGCTCGACCGCAAAGAAGAAGAGGGTTTCCTGGGTGCTGCTCTCCGCGAAGGCCAGGCTGTCTACGCCTCCGCCGACCTCCGCGACAAGGCCCAGATCGCCAGAG cTTTTGAAGGGGCAGAAGTAGTTTTCCATATGGCTGCTCCAGATTCATCCATCAACAACTTCCACCTTCATTATGCAGTCAACGTCGAGG GAACAAAGAATGTTATTGATGCTTGTATCCGTTGCAAGGTGAAGAGACTCATCTACACTAGTTCACCAAGTGTCGTATTTGATGGAGTTCATGGAATTTTTAATGCAGATGAATCAATGCCTTACCCTGATAAG TTTAATGATTCATATTCAGAAACGAAAGCAGATGCAGAAAGACTTGTGATGAGGGCTAATGGTAGGGAAGGGCTTCTTACATGCTGTATACGCCCAAGTAGCATTTTTGGCCCCGGTGATAAGCTAATGGTTCCATCTTTGGTTGCTGCTGCAAGGGCAGGGAAGTCCAAA TACATTATTGGTGATGGGAACAACTACTATGATTTCACCTATGTGGAAAATGTGGCATATGGCCATGTTTGTGCAGAGAAAACTCTATCATCTGAAGATGGTGCAAAGATAGCCGCTGGCAAA ACCTATTTCATAACAAATATGGAGCCTATAAAATTCTGGGAGTTCATGTCATTGATTTTAGAAGGTCTTGGATATGAAAG GCCTTCAATAAAAATACCAGTCTCTGTTATGATGCCAGTGGCTCATGTTGTAGAATGGACTTACCAGAAATTTGCTAAGTATGGAATGAAAGTTCCTCAGCTGACCCCTTCAAGGATCAGGCTGCTCTCATGTAACAGGACATTCAGCTGCTCAAGAGCAAAGGAGCAGCTTGGTTATGAACCTCTTGTGTCTCTTAAG GATGGACTGAAGAGAACAGTAGAGTCGTATCCCCATCTACAAGCTCAGAATCAGAGGAGTATATCAAAGGCTTCAATTTTCCTTGGGAATGGAAATC TTGCAAAAACAGTACTTTGGGAAGATGCGAAGCAAACTGTGACAGTGCTTCTACTGTTGACTGTTATCTACTACCATTTATTTACATGTGGTTACACCTTCATCACAGCGATGGCAAAGCTTTTGTCACTGACTGCTCTGTTCTTATTCATTCATGGCATGCTGCCATCAAATGT GTTTGGTCACAAGGTTGAGAAACTTGAGGCCTCTAATTTTCACATCACACAGGCACAGGCTCATCATATTGCTCACTCCATTACATCGTGTTGGAACTCTTTAGTCAGTTCGCTAAGATCTCTTTGCAGAGGAAATGATTGGCTATTGTTTCTCAAG GTTTCACTCTCTCTGCTGGTTGTCAGCATACTTAGTTCCATGTCTTCTCAGGCTGCATTTAAACTAG GTACTGCTCTGGTTTTCACAGCCTTCAAAGCATATGAGAAATGGGAGGACAGCATCGACAGTATGGTGGGCCACGCGTGCACCATTCTTCTGAACATTGGTTCTGCCAAGAAATCGTCTAACCAGAAACAAAC AATTGCCTAG
- the LOC136495320 gene encoding uncharacterized protein gives MASSLAARRLLSRAAAVRRLPSAPGPGPAPAAMAPRRFSADAGPPPPLPSSPLEPVVEPPTSEGAGTSSSSTTAGAGGAHRSSPGAAAGARRQGGAGYEEQQEKVLRASLLHVPRMGWSESAMVAGARDVGVSPAIVGAFPRKEAALVEFFMDDCLQQLMDRIDAGEGEQLKNLILSERLSKLVRMRLEMQAPYISKWPQALSIQSQPANVSTSLKQRAVLVDEIWHAAGDSGSDIDWYVKRTVLGGIYSTSEVYILTDNSPEFRDTWTFVNRRIKDALDLQKTFQEAAYLAEAVGAGMGGTVQGVLNRVFQKRSG, from the exons ATGGCCTCCTCCCTCGCCGCGCGCCGCCTCCTCTCCCGCGCCGCCGCGGTGCGCCGTCTCCCCTCCGCCCCCGGCCCCGGGCCCGCCCCCGCAGCGATGGCTCCCCGCCGTTTCTCCGCCGACGCGGGGCCGCCTCCGCCGCTCCCGTCGTCGCCGCTGGAGCCCGTCGTCGAGCCGCCCACGTCGGAGGGCGCGGGTACCTCGTCTTCCTCCACCACCGCTGGCGCCGGAGGCGCCCACAGGTCGTCGCCGGGAGCCGCGGCGGGAGCGCGGCGCCAGGGTGGTGCGGGCTACGAGGAGCAGCAGGAGAAGGTCCTCCGCGCGTCGCTGCTCCACGTG CCGCGCATGGGGTGGAGCGAGTCGGCCATGGTCGCGGGGGCGAGGGACGTTGGCGTTTCCCCTGCCATCGTGGGTGCATTCCCAAGGAAGGAGGCCGCCCTTGTCGAG TTTTTCATGGATGACTGCCTCCAACAACTGATGGATCGAATTGATGCTGGAGAAGGAGAGCAGTTGAAGAACTTGATACTGAGTGAGAGACTCTCAAAACTTGTTCGGATGAGGCTGGAAATGCAGGCACCTTATATATCTAAGTGGCCTCAAGCACTGAGTATCCAG TCTCAACCAGCAAATGTCTCAACAAGCTTGAAGCAGCGAGCTGTCCTGGTCGATGAGATATGGCATGCTGCTGGAGATTCTGGATCAGATATTGATTGGTATGTCAAACGTACAGTGCTTGGTGGTATCTACTCAACCTCAGAGGTGTATATTTTGACAGACAATTCTCCAG AGTTCCGCGATACTTGGACGTTTGTGAACCGCAGAATAAAGGATGCTCTTGATCTTCAGAAAACATTCCAAGAG GCCGCATACCTGGCTGAAGCCGTGGGAGCAGGCATGGGCGGCACCGTGCAGGGTGTTCTCAACAGGGTCTTCCAGAAACGTAGTGGATGA